The nucleotide sequence GCGGATTCGACAAGACGGTCCGTGTCTGGGACAGCCAAACGGAACTGAATGTCGTCGTCTGGACCGGCCATACCGAGAACGTGCAGTGTGTCGCAATCAGCGGCGACGGAAAGACGGTCGCTTCGGGAGGAGACGATCAGACAATCCGATTGTGGAATGTCGAGTCACAGTCAGTCAGCAAGGTGGTCATGGGACATTCCAAGGGAGTCGAGGGACTCGCCTTTTCCCCCGATGGAACCCTGCTCGCCTCTGCCAGCGTGGACGGGAGCGTCCGATTGTGGTCCCGGACCGGTGAACCGGTCGCCACACTTGAGCAGATCCCGGTGCTCGTGAAATCCGTGGTCTTCTCACCGGACGGACGCTGGCTGGTTTCGGGTGACGGAATCGGAACAATGCGAGTCTGGGACACGGCCAACCTGCAACTTGTGTTGACGGCGCCGGCACACAAAAACTCGATCCACGATCTGACATTCAGCCGCGATGGGACGCACTTCGCCTCGGCCGGATTCGACCGGACGATTCATGTCTGGAGCGTCGTCGAGAAACAGGACTGACGCGGATTCGCGCAGGACGAAACGTCTTGACGGAATCGCCGCCGCACCCACCCTATCCTCTTCCATTCCAACCCTACCGTCATTTATCGCATCCGGATAGCACCGGTTGACCGGTCTGCCGGGCTACCGGTGTGCGCAGCACAAGAGGTGTCTGCCACCGCCCAATCGTCATGACGGTCACTTTGGGCAGTTCTACCGAACAAACCTCTTGCGGCTGACGCCGCCCCGGTAGCCGCGATGACGCGACAACCGGGGCTACCCGTGAGGAATTAGATTTACTACGCCAGACTAATTCTTTTCTGACGAAGATTCTTTCAACAACTCGGATTCTCGCGGGACGGCGACGTCGAAGTAGCCGAGCAACATTTCATCCCAGGACTGCTCGCCCCACTTCACGGTCTTGGACGGGTCGGGGTTCGCCAGGTTTCG is from Schlesneria sp. DSM 10557 and encodes:
- a CDS encoding WD40 repeat domain-containing protein, yielding MTQTLRLEPVRTLTHGNAVFSAAFSPNGKQIATASLDNTVRLWNLSDGEVLTTLKGHGDGVCFVDFHSDGRIVTASLDRTLRILSADGSQLLTTFIGHQDYLTCAAIARNGTLLVSGGFDKTVRVWDSQTELNVVVWTGHTENVQCVAISGDGKTVASGGDDQTIRLWNVESQSVSKVVMGHSKGVEGLAFSPDGTLLASASVDGSVRLWSRTGEPVATLEQIPVLVKSVVFSPDGRWLVSGDGIGTMRVWDTANLQLVLTAPAHKNSIHDLTFSRDGTHFASAGFDRTIHVWSVVEKQD